GACGGTGTGTATATTGCCATCTTCAATGTGGATGGCACTTATTACGCGGTCGAGGACCTCTGCACGCATGACGACGGACCGCTGGCTGAAGGTGTGCTCGACGGCTATGAGATCGAATGCCCCCGGCACGGCGCGCGGTTCGATATCCGCAGCGGAGCGGTGCGGCGTCTGCCAGCGGTCAGGCCGATTCACCACTTTGATGTGCGTGTTCAGGATGGCGACGTGCAGGTTTACTTTGACCTGTAACCGGGGGGGCGTATGGATTGCCCCGGCATGATGGGAGGCGGAAGCGTTGTCCGGCAGTTTGCCCCTTAAGGCGATGTACATGGATCGCGTGCTCAACTTCGGGCACCGTGGGGCCAGCCACGATGCGCCACAGAACACACTGGCGGCGTTCGAACTGGCGGCGCAGTATGGCGCTGATGGTATCGAACTGGATGTGCACCTGACCCGTGATCGGGTGCCGGTGGTGATCCACGACGAGCATGTTGATACCACCACCGATGGCACGGGACTGGTGCGGGAGAAAACTCTGGCGGAGATCAAGGAGCTTGA
The genomic region above belongs to Anaerolineae bacterium and contains:
- a CDS encoding non-heme iron oxygenase ferredoxin subunit; amino-acid sequence: MAEWVSAGRAEAIGPGDREVVEVDGVYIAIFNVDGTYYAVEDLCTHDDGPLAEGVLDGYEIECPRHGARFDIRSGAVRRLPAVRPIHHFDVRVQDGDVQVYFDL